The sequence acttgttttatttatttacctgtAAACTTGCCTTCTTCCATTTGTAGCGGTCTCTGTCAACGTCGTAGCTAGAGGAGACACCAGGGTTGACTTCAATGCCGACGCATCATATACCTGCACCCATGCGGACTCGACAGGTGTGCTGCAAGTCACCTGGCAGAGGCTGTTCAAAGACGACTCGGTGGAGAATCTGGCCACCTACAGCAAGCGGTTTGGAGCTCAAATCATAGACCCGCACCGAGGCAAGGTGGTTTTCACGGAGGCATCTCTCAACTCGACGTCTATTACCGTGAAGAATGTAACATGGTCGGACGAAGCCTGCTATATTTGTTCCTTCAATGTTTACCCGAGTGGATCAAGACGCAAGCAGACATGTCTTACTGTTCAAGGTATTTAATGCACTGAATAACAACAGTTTTAGGACTTACCTCTATTGTTCTCTATTCAGTTGAAGTTATATTTTAATGTAAGTGATATTGTAACTCAAAATAATAATCGTAAATCAGCACAGGTACAAACACGCCTGGTGAACTAATTATCCAGCCTGGAATAGACCTAgtgaatcaggtgtgctggtACTGGAATAGAAGTGAAAGTCACTGGGGGTATCCTCTTATCGAGCATTCATAAAGACTTCATAAGGAATACCttcagtacattcggaaagtattcagaccccttgactctgcacattttgttacgttacagccttattctaaaatggattacattttcaaTAAAACAAATGTGATATTGAAGTAATTTTTTATGATTGCAAGAATgtgtaaacatgtttttgctttgtcattatggggtattgtgtgtagattgattaactTTTTTTATTTACTCCGTTtaagaatacattttagaaaaagggaagcagtctgaatactttacgaatgcactgtaaatgcttCACTAATACATTTATAAGCAAAACCAATACAGGTAATATAAAGGTCCTTACATCTGGTGCTTCGCCAAATATAGAATCATCCTCTTCACCCTTTTTACAGCAGGACATTTGCTAAGGCATGTTATCTGAATAATACAGTATGGGAGGTGTAAAGGTTTATTAGGGGTTTTATTAGGAGAATAGAAACACTATGCTTTAGAACACCAGAAATCTGCAACTATAAATCACCATATTGGCATTGTTACATCACTGGCAGGATTTAAAAAATGTCTGAATCCCAAAACTGTCTGAATAACCATGAACTCTGCATGCATTTATAAGGAAAATTGGCTGGTGTCAAACCATATATGAAAACATGATAGATAGTTTTTTAAGCTCTTCTTAATTGATAtgtctggtaaaataaaggtaaaataagcaATATAAATAAACTCAACATGATCTAATATTCTCTGTTTCATCTATTCAAAGGTGTATCTGATGTGAGAGCCACAATGCAAAAAGTCCCCAGCACTGAACCTAAAGCAGACATGGAAGTTGTGGTCAGCTGCTCTGCCACGGGTAAACCAGCACCTTGGATccaatggaacatttctgcagcagCACCCATAAAGACACCTAACAACTGGACTGTCATTAACAAAGACCAAACTGTCACAGCCATTAGCAACATCACCCTCCAACTGTTGCCAGGTTCAGGTGGATACGTGGACTGTATCGTAAACAATGGGATGAGGACACAGAGACACGAGCGGGTCCTGCTTCCTATTCtccctggagagagggaggttggagaGGGTACGTAATGTTGACCTATTATATACTTCTAAACCATACTATTTTAGCGTGTCAGATTAGTCCAACTTGAAAACAACTATGAGAAAACATCATCCCTAGCTCTATAAATAGCATGCCAAATTCATGATGTTAAtagtaaacatttacatttgggtACATGAATTTGGCGTTCTATTTACAGGCTACATCATCCCCAGGGGCATGTTGTGAAAGCCTTGTGACCAGCATCATCGTGCAATAGTGCAACATTCTGTTTCCTGTGAACAGAATGCAGCGATTTCAGGCTGGTTCCAAAAGGCTAATGTTGTGATGCTATTAGTGCTGTTAGTAATCTTATCTCACCTGTTGGGTTTAATGTTGACTACCATGGTAAAGCATCACGAGTCACTCCCTTTTAAAATCACACTGTAGTCTAGTGTTGTGTTGAGTTCTGGGTAATTTCCAGATCCTCAGGGAAGCTACATGATGGATGATATGATTGGATAGATGGGACAGAACATGATGTCAACATGTTATTCAAACTGAATGCATTAAAAAGGAAGGATGTAAAATTACTCGTCTTTCTCTTCTGATTAAATGCTGTCTCTCCAAACACATGCTTAGTGGAATTTCATGTTTCACCTTCCAGATGACAAGAGGACATCCCCGTGGGCTGTTGCCATTCCAGTATTCCTAATCATTTCCCTTTTAGTCATCTTTGGCTGTGTCGAGCTTCTAAAGAAAAAAGGTGAGTCCGTACAAGATTATCTGTAATATGTAATATCTTTATTTTAATATTCTTAGTAAGACAAATGGAATGAATTGAGTCATCAACTCTATATATGGTTCTGACTTTTATCAAATAAACTGTGAGCAACGCATGTCTTGGAGCTCAGGAATGTTTATGGAGAACGTCCTTTTAGATTCactgtagtacagtatagtaacctTCACATTCTATCTGGCAGGTTGCAGGCAAGCAGCGTTGACAACCACAGCAGACGAGCAGGACCCTCTTAGGAGCATTGTGTAAACATCTGTCTGTTGCTGACCGTGCTTATATGCACTGTAGCTGACAGCTGTTTTTGTTGAGGACTGGAGCACCTGTTGTTACTGAGCCTGGATGTTGAACCTTGTTGAGTCATTCTTACGCAGTCATAAATAAGCTAATTAACACATGCATTATACAAGCCATGATATGGTTAATGCTGTTTAGAGGTACTGAAATGGCACTTTTAGGTTTGAGAGATTGATGACCTCTTGTAGGTGAGTGTTGTGATGTGAGGTAGGTTACctgttgcctggctacccaaactccttgctccggccaaacgtTACGCCACGCCCAAGGACGTTAGTTTCTTCTTcgcaatgagtctggatttgAGTACCTCCCCAACCTTTCACCGAATGCCAACACATCCTGGGCCTTCTGATTTGTCCAGTAACGATGGGTTGAGTCAGAGCtagaacacacgtgggtaaaaCAGCGGTTCGATTTTACTCTGATTGGTTAAAGACAATCCAATCGCTGAAGACATTGTTTTGTACAACGCCCATCATGCCCCTCGTCACCTCCAACGACTTcaataataaccctaaccctgttcagACTAAAGTATGTAGTGAACAACAAAGCAGCAGGAAGAATTTagtttgagtcgtcaggctagGTTACCTCATCTATTAGGACAGCAccacctacatttacattttagtcatttagcagacgctcttaaccagagcgacttacagtcgtgaatgcatacatttcattttttttcatttcataaaaaaaaaaaaatattcgtacttggccccccgtgtgaatcgaacccacaaccctgatgttgcaaacaccatgctctaccaactgagctacggggaaggctaCTGTTTGAATGTACTTTATTATAACATACACCAAGTAGAATAGATGTATCTATTTATTTTATCTTCTAAATAACCTAGTAATTTATTTCAACCCATTTCAATACGATTGCACTTTTGTTCAAGTTAAGTTTacagtgtattgttattatgaacCTATGGACCTACAGGTAGTTTTGTTATTCTTCATGTTATGTCAGTGTAATGTGTGAATGTATTTGAGCTCTTAGAATGTAATGATGATAATGTTTGCTCTTTGATTGTTTGATATATCCTCATGTTTGAGTtcctattgttatttatttagatCATGGATGTTGCTTGTTGTGTTTGACCCCACTTGATTTGACACTGTTTATAAATCTGGCTATTATTCTCGCTTGATCTGTACAATGTTTTCAGTTGATTAAGATTCAGAAACATTCTTTATATGGATTGTGTTACCCCCATTTTGATATTAAACTATTCGctgtatttaaaaaaacacaAACTTCCCATTGTCACCTTGTTTACACTAACATCACCAATTTAAAATAAGGGTAGGTTTTTCAAGCTCTATTTACAGTAACATCCAGATTTAAAATCAGGGGAAggttcttacatttacatttacatttaagtcatttagcagacgctcttatccagagcgacttacaaattcttATAGTTCTGTTTACAGTAATATCACCATCTAAAATCAGGGGTAGGTTGTTATAGCTCCTCCTTGTTTACAGTAATATCACCATTTGAAATCAGGGATATGTTGTTATAGTTCTGTTTACAGTAATATCACCATTTAAAATCAGGGGTAGGTTGTTATAGCTCCTCCTTGTTTACAGTAATATCACCATTTGAAATCAGGGGTATGTTGTTATAGTTCTGTTTACAGTAATATCACCATTTAAAATCATCAGGGGTAGGTTGTTATAGCTCCTCCTTCTTTACAGTAATATCACCATTTAAAATCAGGGGTAGCTTGTTATAGCTCCTCCTTGTTTACAGTAACATCACCATTTAAAATCAGGGGTAGGTTGTTATAGCTCCTCCTTGTTTACAGTAATATCACCATATCAGGGGTAGGTTGTTATAGCTCCTCCTTGTTTACAGTAATATCACCATATCAGGGGTAGGTTATTATAGCTCCTCCTTGTTTACAGTAATATCACCATATCAGGGGTAGGTTGTTATAGCTCTGCGCCAGGCTCACTTGGCTATGTGTGTAATTTTTCAGCTCCTTTCTGTTTTATGACCTGAGAAGTGGTCCTTTAACCTTAGCAACTAAAACTGGTAAAACAATGGTTCTGGCATTGGCTAACACACTATGGaagaaaaacataaaaaatatatacatttaaaatcTCACCAGGTGAAGTTACTTTTAGCCTAGTGTATGGGGAGGGGCATATGTGATTCAACCTCCTGTTGGTTGGACACAGAGGGAAATTCAATTTCCCTCTCAAGTGACTATAAGAGAACTCACATTTTCACCAGGTCTCCTGCACACTACAACTACCTGTTTATTCTGCTAGTAGTCTAGTCATTTCTAAAGGTGAGCTAATTAGTTATGCATGATATACTGCATTTGTCAGTAATTTTTTCTGAATGTACACAATATTGCTGATACTGTTGCTTTTCTGTATGAAATGTAGTGTTTTTTACAGCAGTTGAAACCTGTATTTCACTACATTCATGATTTTGTATAGGCTATCTATAGCTATAggccacgtgtcaaactcattccacggagggccgagtgtctgcgcgATGTCGCTCCACTCTCGCACTTGATttatgaattaaggtcactaattagtaaggaactctcctcatttggttgtctaggtcttaattgaaaggaaaaaacaaaaacctgcaaACACTCAGTCCTCCATGcaatgagcttgacacccctGCTATAGGCTAAATTAAAGGTAAATTATGAATGTAATGTAGTGAAATACATGTAGTGAGTCACTATATAAACTGTATAGGGTAGTGAAAGTCACTATATAAACTGTATAGGGTAGTGAAAGTCACTGTGTAAACTATGATTTAATCAAAGTAAGAGGATTGATCTATAGCCATAGTTCCTTATATTCACTGATGTCCACACATTCTGTAGTTGATGTTACTTTAATAATT is a genomic window of Salmo trutta unplaced genomic scaffold, fSalTru1.1, whole genome shotgun sequence containing:
- the LOC115182128 gene encoding OX-2 membrane glycoprotein-like, with amino-acid sequence MKTFLILLCLLSEAVSVNVVARGDTRVDFNADASYTCTHADSTGVLQVTWQRLFKDDSVENLATYSKRFGAQIIDPHRGKVVFTEASLNSTSITVKNVTWSDEACYICSFNVYPSGSRRKQTCLTVQGVSDVRATMQKVPSTEPKADMEVVVSCSATGKPAPWIQWNISAAAPIKTPNNWTVINKDQTVTAISNITLQLLPGSGGYVDCIVNNGMRTQRHERVLLPILPGEREVGEDDKRTSPWAVAIPVFLIISLLVIFGCVELLKKKGCRQAALTTTADEQDPLRSIV